Part of the Candidatus Eremiobacterota bacterium genome is shown below.
ACGTCGCGCGCGCGGACGAGCCCCGCGTAGGCGGAGTCGTTGAACGAACGGTCTCCGAGCCCGCCCACGTCCGTCACCATCCCGATCCGCACCGCACCGGACGCCGCGGCGTGACGGGCGCAACCCGCCGTCGCCGCGCAGAGCGGCACGAGCGCAAGTGCGAGGAGCGCCGCGCGGCGGAGAGCCATCGCGGGCCTTTACTACCGGGGGTGCGGGGCGGCCTCTCGCCTACGGGGAAAGAGGAACCTCGTGAATCCCGCCGCCCGACCGCCCGAGGTTCCGCGCCTGCGCCGCCCGATGTCGCGCGCGGAGCGGCGGGTGACGTTCTGGCTCAAGGTGTTGGGGCTGGTCGCGGTCGCGATCTACCTGCTCGTCGGGTTCCTGGAGTTTCTCGGCAACGTCAAGGCGACGGCGATCCTGTTCGTCGTCGCGCTGTTCTTCGCGTACCTGATCTACCCGCTGGTCCGGCGGCTGAACGAACGGCTCCCGCTGGCCTGGTCGATCCTGTTCGTGTACGTGTTCATCGCGCTGGTCGGCGCGTTGATCCTGCAGCTGCTCGTCCCCGCGCTCGCCAACGACGTGCAGGGCGCGGTGAAGACGCTGCCCGGACTGGTCCGCCATTACGGCGAGGTGCTGCAGGATCCGAACAACCGGCTCGTCCGCTGGCTCCCGCTCGACGAGCGGCTTTACCTGGCTTCGCTGCCGGGCCAGCTCGGCGCGTTTCTGCAGACGAACGCGCTCGACACCGCTTCGAAGACGCTCACCGTGCTGCTCTCGACCGTCTCGGTGCTCGCAACGCTGATCGTCGTGCCGGTGCTCGCCGCGTACATGCTGCTCGACGCCGAGAGCATCAAGGAAAACTTCCTCGGGCTCGTGCCTGCCAAATACCGGCCGAAGACCGAGGCGATCATCGCCGACCTCGACCACGTCGTGGGCGGCTTCATCCGCGGCCAGCTCATCGACGGCTCGATCCTCGGCGCGATGCTGACGGTGATGCTCTCGATCATGCACGTTCCGTACGCGCTGCTGATCGGCGTCGTCTCGGGCGCGCTGAACTTCATCCCGTACGCCGGCGCGGTGATCGCGCTCGTCCCGGCGGTTCTCCTCGCGTTCGCGGCGAACGGGTTGACGAACGCCCTCATCGTCGCGGTGCTGATCGGTGTGATCCACCAGATCGACGGCAACTTCGTCGCGCCGCGCGTGCTGAAAGAGAACGTCGGGCTCTCGCCGTTCTGGATCGTCATCTCGATCCTCGTCTTCAGCGAGATGTTCGGGCTGATCGGAACCTTCCTCGCCGTCCCGACCGCCGCGATGATCCGCGTGCTGCGCGAGCACTTGCTCCCCAAAGCGGTGACCCGGTCGACCGCCGCGCCTGGGACGACGAGGGCTCCGCGCGAGCAGACGCGGCCGCCGGTCGCGACGCCGCGGACGGGCTGACCGGGAGCGCCCGGGCCGCCGCGGCGAAGGCTCCGCGGTGATCACCCAAGCATCGCCCGCCGTCTTCCCCGGCCGCAAGACCGTCACGCGCGTCGACGTCGTCGGCGTCCCGATGGATCTCGGCGCGGATCGGCGCGGCGTCGACATGGGTCCTTCGGCGATTCGCTACGCCCGTTTGAAGGAGCAGCTCGAGAAGCTGGGCGTCGAGGTGACCGATCACGGCAACTTGGGCGTGCCCGTCCCCGAGTCGGCCACGGTCGCGGAGCAGAACGCGAAGTACTTTCCGATCATCCAGGCCGTTTGCGAAGAGCTGGCGGACATCGTGGCGAGCATCGTCGCGCAAGGCTCGTTCCCGCTGGTGCTCGGCGGCGACCACTCGATCGCGATCGGCACGATCGCGGGGATCGCGCGCACGCGCGGCAAGGCGCCCGGCGTCATCTGGGTCGACGCGCACGGCGACATCAACACGCCGCTGACGTCGGCGACCGGCAACGTGCACGGGATGCCGGTGCACTTCGCGCTCGAGCAGCACGCGGTCGATCCGGCGCGCATGGCGTTCATCGGCTTGCGCGACGTCGACGAGCCGGAGAAGAAGATCATCCGCGAGCTCGGCGTGCGCGCGTTCACGATGGCCGACGTCGACCGGCTCGGGATGAGCCGCGTCGTCGACGAAGCGCTGGCGCTCGTCGCCGAGGGCGAGAACTCGGTGCACGTCAGCTTCGACATGGACGGCGTCGACCCGCAGGAAGCCCCCGGCGTCGGCACGCCGGTGCGCGGCGGGATCACCTACCGCGAAGCGCACTTGCTGATGGAAGGCGTCGCCGCCAGCGGAACGCTGGGCTCGCTCGAGGTCACCGAGATCAACCCGATCCTCGACCGCGAGAACAAGACCGCGATCCTCGCGGTCGAATTGATCCTCTCCGCGCTGGGAAAGACGACGCTCTGATCGACCGCGCCTTCGACCGGGCGGCGTTCGAGCTACGGCGTGACACGTTCGAGGACGTCCTCGCGCCGGAGCTGACGCCGGAGCAGCGGCTGCAAGCGCAGGTCGAGGAGGACGCGCGCGCGACGTGCCCGTGCTGCGGCTATCCGACGATCAACGGGCGCGGCCACTACGAGATCTGTCCGCTCTGCTTCTGGGAAGACGACGGCCAGGACGACGAAGAGCGCGCGCCGCTGCACGGCTACTTCGCGCCGGACGACGTCGCGGGCGGACCGAACCACGACTACTCGCTGGCCGAGGCGCGCGAGAACTTCGCCCGCTACATGACGATGTACCGGCCGACCGACGAGCCGTTCGAGGCCGAGCGCGCGCGCACCGACGTGAAACGGCAGATCGTCGAGACCTACGACCGCGCCGTGAACGGGGAGACGACGTTCGCCGAAGCCGACTTCGAAGCGCGCTCGCTGCTCGACCAGCCGCTGTAGCTAGGGCCGTTCGGCGAGCTCGTAGGCGCGCAGCGTGTTGCGGCCGATGACGCAGATCGGAACGTCGCGCCAGCGGGTCTCGAGCCGCTCCGTCCAAGCGTCGGCGAACGTCACGCCGTCGATCCCGCCGTAGAGACAAATCTCGCCGTCACCGGCGCCGTAGCGGAACTCGTAGTCGACCTCGGCGAGGTCGGGGACCTCGACGCCGTCGAGCGGCGCGCCGACCCGCGAGAGCGCGCGGTAGACGCGCCCCGCGTTGCCGTCGTCCGCGTCGTACCACAGGCAGTGATCGTGCGCGTCGGCGGTCTCCCCGTGCAGCTTCTTCGCCAGCCCGCCGATCACGAGCGCGCGCGCCTGCTCCTTGGCGAGCGCGCACAGCAGCTCGGCGAACGCGGTATGGTCGGCCATCGGTACCTCCGTTGACGGTTCCGACAGCTACTGCGTCCGTCTGCGAAATCCCACCCGCTCCGATCACCCGTTGCGGGAGCAGCCGCTCGGCGTTATGAACCACGGCACCGTCGCGGAATCGAACGTCGATCTGGTCGCGTTCCACCGCGGCGTTGCCAAGTGAGCTTCACGGAACTGCGATCATGGGGGCTCGCCGCGATCGTTCAGCGGGATCTCGGCGGTCGTGGAGCGGGCCGGCGCAAGGTGCGCGACGCGAGCGGCGGCGTCCACGGCGTCGGCCGCCATCTTGCGGTACGTCGTCCACTTTCCGCCGGTGATCGTGACGAGTCCCGACGGCGAGATTTCGACCAGGTGCTCTCGCGAGAGGTTCGACGTCATCCTCGCGTCGCGGCGCAGGAGCGGCCGGAGTCCGGCGAACGTCGCCGAGACGTCGCTTCGGCTCAGCGGCGCGGCGAGAACGGCGTTCACCGTCCCCAGAATGTACGCGATCTCTTCGTCGCTCGCCGACGGGTCGGCGACCGGCGCGTCGACGGGCACGTCGGTCGTCCCGATCATTACCTGGCGTTGCCACGGAATCGCGAACAGGACGCGCCCGTCGGCGGTCCGCGGGACGAGCAGCGCGGCATCCGGCGAGCCGAGCCGTTCGGCCGGGACGAGAATGTGCGAACCTCGGCTGAGTGCGAGCAGCGGTTTCGAGGACGGATCGTCGAGCGCGCGGACTACGTCGGCGAACGGGCCGGCGGCGTTGATCGCCACCCGCGCGCGCACGATCATCTCTGCGCCCGACCTCTGCTCGACGGCGCGGACGCCGGCGATGCGGTCGCCCAGGTCGCGCACAAAGGCCTGGGCGCGCACGTCGCTCGCGAGCACGGCGCCGCGTTCGCTCGCAGCCCGCGCGATCGCGAGCGCCAGCCGCGCGTCGTTGAACTGGCCGTCGTAGTAGATCACGCCGCCGCGCAGGCCGCTCGCCGCAAGCGCCGGGAACGCACGGCGCGCGTTCGCTGCCGAAACGATGCGGCTGCGCGGAAACGACGATCGGCCGGCGAGCACATCGTACGCCACAAGCGCGGCGGCGTAGTACGGAATCTCCCACCAATGCCGCGCCGGGATAACGAACGCGCGTGCAGCGACCATATCCGGTGCGTTCCTGCGCAGGATCTCGCGCTCATACAGCGCCTCGTGCACGAGCCGGAGGTTTCCCTGGCGCAGATACCGGACGCCACCGTGGATCAGTTTCGTCGAACGGCTCGAGGTGCCGGAGCCGAAGTCGCGCGCCTCGATGAGTGCGGTCCGGTAGCCGCGCGCGGCTGCGTCGAGTGCGGCACCCAAGCCCGTCGCGCCGCCGCCTACGATAAGGACGTCGAACTGCTCTTGCTCCAGCCGTCGCAGCGCGGCGTCACGGTTCAATCGCGCGCCCAGCCGCAGCTGCGCTCCACCGCCTGTCGCCAGCGCGCGAGCAGTTCGGTGCGCCGCGCGTCATCCATCGCCGGCACGAAGCGGCGTTCTTCGCGCCATTGTCGTGCCACCGTCTGGACGTCGGGCCAAAATCCAACGTGCAGGCCGGCGAGGTACGCGGCACCGAGCGCCGTCGTCTCGACGACCGCCGGCCGCGAGACGGGGACGCCGAGCAGGTCGGCTTGAAACTGCATCGCGAGGTCGTTCGCCGCGGCGCCGCCGTCGACGCGCAGCTCGCTCAGCGCAACGCCCGCGTCACGCTCCATTGCCGCCACGACGTCGGCAGTCTGGTACGCCATTGCTTCGAGCGCGGCGCGCGCGAGGTGCGCGCGCGTCGTCCCGCGCGTGATCCCGACGATCGTCCCGCGCGCGTACGGATCCCAGTACGGTGCTCCCAGCCCGGTGAACGCGGGCACGAAGAAGCAGTCGCCGCTGTCGTCGACTTCCCGCGCGAGCCGCTCGACGTCCGACGACCGCTCGATGACGCCGAGCCCGTCGCGCAGCCACTGCACCGCCGCGCCGGTGGCGAACACCGAGCCTTCCAGCGCGTAGGCCGCGCGCCGCGGCTCGAACGCGAAAGCGACGGTGGACAACAATCCGTGCTCGCTGCGAACGACGCGCTCGCCGGTGTTGAGCACCACGAACGAGCCGGTGCCGTACGTGTTCTTCGCGAGCCCCGGCGTGAAGCCGGCCTGTCCGACGAGCGCCGCCTGCTGATCGCCCGCCACGCCGGCGATGCGAATCGCACCGCCGAAATGCTCGGCCGCCGTCGTCCCGAAATCCGCCGTGCACGGCAGCACCTCCGGCAACAACGCTCGCGGAATCCCGAACGCGGTGAGCAACTGGTCGCTCCACCGCAAGCAATGGATGTCGAACAGCATCGTGCGCGACGCGTTCGTCACGTCGGTGACGTGCCGCGTTCCGCCGGTCAGCTTCCAGATCAGCCACGAGTCGACCGTGCCGAACGCGATCTCGCCGCGCTCCGCGCGTTCGCGCAATCCGCCGACATGGTCGAGCAGCCACGCGATCTTCGTCGCGGAGAAATACGGATCGAGAAGCAAACCCGTCTGCGCGGTGACGAGCTCGCCGACGCCGCGTGCGCGCAGCTCGTCGCAGTGCGAGGCGGTGCGCCGGTCTTGCCACACGATCGCATCCGCGACCGGTTTCCCGCTCGCACGATCCCACAGGATCGTCGTCTCACGCTGGTTCGTGATCCCGATCGCCGCCACGTCGGCTGCCGAAACGCGCGCGTTGCGCAGCGCGCCGCGCGCCGTCTCCAACTGCGAGCGCCAGATGTCGTCCGGATCATGCTCGACCCAACCCGGCTGCGGAAACTTCTGCTCGAACTCGCGCTGATCGAACGCCACCACCTCACCGCGCGCGTCGAACACGATCGCGCGCGAGCTCGTGGTGCCTTGGTCCAGCGCGAGGATCACCGGCTCACTGCGCGGCGGGAGATCGGCGAGCCCGACCGCCGTGCGGGGAGTCGCCGGAGGCCGGTCGCGCGATGCTCCGGGCTTCGTCTCAACGGTCACAGCCGAAAAGCATCCACGCCGCCCGGCTCGGGGAAGACCTTGCCGGGGTTCATGATGCCGAGCGGGTCGAGCGCGTCCTTGATCTTGCGCATGACTGCGAGCGCGTCGGGGCCGAGGTCCAACTCCATGAACTGCTTCTTCAGCAGGCCGATGCCGTGCTCGCCCGAGAGCGTGCCGCCCAGCACGACCGTCGCCTCGAAAATTGCGCGCGCGGCGCCGGCGACGCGCCGCATCTCTTCGGCGTTCGTCTTGTCACACAGGATATTCGGGTGCAAGTTGCCGTCCCCGACGTGGCCGAAAACCGGGATCTCCAGCGCGTACTCCGCGGCGATCTCGCGGACGCGGCGGATCAGCGCGGCGATCCCGCGCGGCGGGATGCAGACGTCCTCGCCGAGCTTGTTCGGCCGCCGGCGCGCCAGCGCGGGCGCGATCGACCGGCGCGCAGCCCACAGCCGCTCCGACTCGGCGTCGTCGTGCGCGACGCGAACGTCGCGCGCGCCGTGCTCGCGCGCGATGTGTTCGATCGTCGCGAGCTCGTCGTCGAGGGCGTTTGCGTAGTTGCCGTCGACCCCGAACAGCACCACCGCGTCGGCGTCGAGCGGCAATCCCACCGGTGCGTTCGCTTCGACACAGCGCATCGTCAAGTTGTCGATCAGCTCGATCGCCGAAGGCAGCACGCCGCTCGCCATCACCGCCGTCGCCGTCTCCGCCGCGTCGGCGATCCGCTCGAACGACGCCAGCGCGGCGCGCGCGTACGCCGGCTTCGAGAGCAGCCGCAGCGTGATCTCGGTGATCGTCCCCAGCGTCCCTTCCGCGCCGGTGAACAGCCGCCGCAAATCATAGCCGGTGACGTTCTTCACCGTGCGGCCGCCGGTGCGAATCACCGTTCCGTCGGGCAGCACCACCTCGAGCGCGAGCACGTAGTCGCCGGTCACGCCGTACTTCAAGCAGCGCGCGCCGCCGGCGTTCTCCGCGACGTTCCCGCCGATCGCGCTCTGCTTCAGGCTCGAGGGATCGGGCGGGTAGAAGAGCCCGCGGCGCTCGGCTTCAGTTTGCAGGCGCGCGTTGATCACACCGGGCTGCACCACCGCGACCCGGTCGATCGCGTCGATCTCCAGGATGCGGTCCATCCGCGCCACGCCGAGTACGATGCTGCCGCTCAGCGGGACGGCGCCGCCCGACAGCCCGCTGCCCATCGCGCGCGGCGTGATCGGGATGCGCCGCTCGGCCGCAAGGCGATGGACCGCGCTGACCTGCGCGGTCGTTTCCGGCAGCACGACGAGCGGCGGGACGTGCTCGTAGAACGTCCCGTCGAAACCGTACGCGATGAGGTCCTCGGCCGCGGTCAGGACCCCGCCCGGGACCGCCTCGCGCAGCCCGGCGAGCAGGTCGTCCGTCAGCATCGCCGGGCGCTCTGCGACCGGGGTCCTACGCACCGGGTGCTCCGCTGGGGTACACTACCGTCATGGCCGACGTCATCACGTCCGAGTACCGGCTTGCCACCGAGGCCGGGCTCAAGCGCTTCGTTGCGACCGTCCTCGAAAAGGTCGGCGTCGCGCCGCAAGACGCGGCGACCGTCGCCGACGTCCTGGTCGCGGCCGACATGCGCGGGATCGAATCGCACGGCGTCGCCCGGCTGGAGTCGTACTACGTCAGCCGCATTCGCAGCGGCCAGCTCGCGTCGCGCCCGACGGTCGAGACGGTGCGCGAGACGGCGACCTCGGTGCTGCTCGACGCCGGCAACGGGCTCGGCCATCCGGCCGGCAAGCGCGCGATGGAGACCGTGCTCGACAAGGCGGCGCAAAGCGGCGCCGCGTTCGGCGCGGTCCGCAACTCGAACCACTTCGGGATCGCCGGCTGGTACGCGATGCTGGCGCTCGAGCGCGACATGATCGGGATCGCGTCGACGAACAGCGTGCGCTACGGCGCGCCGACGTTCGGGCGCGACATCATGCTCGGCACGAACCCGCTCGCGTTCGCGATTCCGGCGCACGACGAGCCGGCGTTCGTGCTGGACTTCGCGACGACCACCGTGCCGAAGGGCAAGCTCGAAGTCTACAACCGCAAGGAGAAGCAGCTCAATCCCGGCTGGGCGATCGACGCGAACGGCAACGAGACGCTCGACCCCAAGGTCGCGCTGAACGGCGCGCTGCTTCCGCTCGGCGGGTACGGCGTCGACAACGGCGGTCACAAGGGATACGGTCTGGGCCTGCTGGTCGACATCCTCTGCGGCGTCCTCTCCGGCGGTGCGTTCGGCAACGGTCTTCCGCGCCCGGGCGATCCGCCGCTCCCCGGCAAGATCTCGCACTTCTTCGCCGCGTTCAAGATCGACGGCTTCCGCGATCCCGAGCAGTTCAAAGCCGACATGGACAAAGAGCTGCGCGCGTTCAAGGACTCGGCGAAAGCGCCGGGGCACGACCGCATCTACGTCGCGGGCGAGATCGAGCACGAGAAGACGCTCGAGTCGCGCCGCAACGGCGTCCCCGTTCACGTGAAGGTGTGGAACGGCCTCGAGAAGCTCGCCGGCGAGCTCGGGATCCCGTTCGATTTCGAAAAGCGCTGAGGGCTCTTAATTGCGCAGCTCGAGGGTCCCGGCGCAGCGCAAGCCGTTGCACGCGGCCGGGATGAAGCGTGCGGCGAGCAGCCGCGCGCGCAGCTCGTCACGCTGCGCCGGATCGGCCGGCGGGCGCACGAACTCGACCGACGTCGCGCGCCCGTTCTCGTCGACGGTGATGCGGACGTCGAAACCGGCGACCCCGGCCAGCAGCGCGCCGCGCAGCGAGGGCTCGAGCGCGGCCGGATAGGTCTCGCCGAAGTTTCCGATCCCCTCCTCGCTGCGCGCGGCGACCGGGCTGGGCGCCGGCGACGCCGCCGGGGCGGTCGTCGCCGCCGCCTGCACGACCGGTGCGGCGCTCGGCTGCGCGACCGCGACGCGCGCCACCGGCCGAACGACGCTCGGCGGCGGGCGGCGCACCGTCGCCGGCGCCGGCACGAACGCTGCGCGATGCTCGGCAGCCACGACCAGTTTGCGCGTCGCGTGCTCGACCGTCACCGCGGCGTGGATCACCGGAAGCCGCGCGACCGGGACCGGCGCGCTTTGCGCGGCGGTGCGGTGCACGGGCGACGGGCGCCGCGGCGGCGGCCGCCGCTCGATGTGCAGGATGGTCGTCAGAAGCGTGCGCTCATCCGGGTCGTCGACCGAGACGGACGCTCGTGGAACGATCGCGGCGAGCAGCACCAAGGCGCACAAATGGAGAGCGATCGAGGCGGCGATCGCGGATCGGTCACGCCGTGGAGTGGGCTCGGCTCTCACCAGCACTGTGGTCCGCGGAAAATCCGACGCGGGCGGGCGCGCAACCTTTTTCCGCGCCGGTTACCTGGAGTACGCGATGGGTCGCGACACGGATATGGTTCTCTATCAGGCAGAATGGTGCCCGTACTGCGCGCGCGTGCGCAAGAAGATGACGGATCTTTTGCTCGACTACAAGATCGTCAACGTTCCGCACTCGCACGCCGAGCGCGACGAAGTGAAGCGGGTTTCCAACCAGACCTCGATCCCGGTCCTGGTCGACGGCGACGTCGTGCTCGACGACGACGACGACATCGTGCCGTACCTGCAGAAGAAATACGGCGCGCAAGCGAAGGCCGGTTAGCGGCCTCTTCCGCGTTCTCTACTCGGCCGGAATGTGCGCGGGCGCAGCGGCGTCTTTGCGCCGGCGCGGCAGCACGAACACCAGCGGGAGCAGGAAGAACGTCAGCGCGCCCAGCGCCCATTGGCAGTCGGCGTAGGCCATCACGCTCGACTGGGTGAGGATCTGTTGGTAGAGCGTCATGACGGCGCGGGTCGCGTCGTGCGTGTGCTGGATCAGGTTCTGCAGCGCGAGGTTGCCGGGCGTCGCGGTCTGCGCGAGGACGCTCTGGTGAAACGCGTTGCGCTGCACCAGCAGCGAGATCAGCGCGGCGGTCGAGAACGAGCCGCCGAGCTGCAGCGAGAGCGACTGAAAAGCCGCCGCCTTCGGCACGGCTTCCGGCGGGATCGCCGAGAGCACCGCGATCGAGAGCGGGACGAACAGCAAGCCTAACCCGACGCCGGCGGTGATCGCCGGGCCGAGCAGCGAGTTGAAGTCGTTCTGCGAGGTCGTGATGTAGCCGAGCCAAATCTGGCTCGCGCCGATCAGCGAGAATCCTGCGACGAGCAGGATGCGCGTGTCGATGCGGCCGGTTCCCGCGAGCCGCGCGATGAACGGCGTGAGCAGCGCGATGAACGCCGCGCGCACGAAGATCAGCTCGCCGGAGAGCGTGGCGGTGAAGCCGAGAATGCCCTGCACGTACTGCGGCAAGATGACGGTCGCGCCGAACAGCACCGAGCCGATCGCGAAGCCGAGCACGCTGCCGGCCGCGATTGCGCGGTGCTTGAACGCGCGCAGGTCGACGATGGGGCGCTTCGTCCCCCACAGCTCCCAGCCGATGAACGCCGCCAGCCCGAGCACCGCGGTGGCGCCGAAAAGCCGGATGACGCCGTCTTGGAACCAGTCGTTGCGCTGCCCCTCGTCGAGAATGTACTGCAGCGAGCCGAGCCCCATCGCGAGCAGCCCCAGCCCGATCGCGTCGACCGGACTCGGTTTGGGGTCCGAGGGGTTGCGCATCATCGAGAGCACGACGATCGCCGCGAAGATCCCCGGCGCGAGGTTGATGAAGAAGACCCAGTTCCAGGAGAAGTTGTCGGTCAGCCAGCCGCCGACGGTCGGGCCGACCGACGGCCCAACGATCGCGCCGAGCGCGAACACCGCTTGCGAGGCGCCGAGCAGACGCCGCGGGAACGTGTCACGGAGCGCTGCTTGTCCGGTCGCGATGAGTCCGCCGCCGAACGCGCCTTGAAGGATGCGGAACAGGACGAGCTGCTGGATCGAGCCGGCGAGCCCGCACAGCATCGAGGTGATCGTGAACCCGATGATCGCGACCGAGTAGTACTGCCGCCGGCCGAAGCGCAGCTGCAGCCACGGCGTGAGCGGGATGACGATCACCGCCGAGATGATGTAGCCGGTCACGACCCAGGCGCCTTCTTCTTGGGTCGCGCCCAGGTTGCCCTGAATCGTCGGCAGCGCGACGTTCACGATCGTCGCG
Proteins encoded:
- a CDS encoding glycerol-3-phosphate dehydrogenase/oxidase, with protein sequence MNRDAALRRLEQEQFDVLIVGGGATGLGAALDAAARGYRTALIEARDFGSGTSSRSTKLIHGGVRYLRQGNLRLVHEALYEREILRRNAPDMVAARAFVIPARHWWEIPYYAAALVAYDVLAGRSSFPRSRIVSAANARRAFPALAASGLRGGVIYYDGQFNDARLALAIARAASERGAVLASDVRAQAFVRDLGDRIAGVRAVEQRSGAEMIVRARVAINAAGPFADVVRALDDPSSKPLLALSRGSHILVPAERLGSPDAALLVPRTADGRVLFAIPWQRQVMIGTTDVPVDAPVADPSASDEEIAYILGTVNAVLAAPLSRSDVSATFAGLRPLLRRDARMTSNLSREHLVEISPSGLVTITGGKWTTYRKMAADAVDAAARVAHLAPARSTTAEIPLNDRGEPP
- a CDS encoding FAD-binding protein, with the translated sequence MLTDDLLAGLREAVPGGVLTAAEDLIAYGFDGTFYEHVPPLVVLPETTAQVSAVHRLAAERRIPITPRAMGSGLSGGAVPLSGSIVLGVARMDRILEIDAIDRVAVVQPGVINARLQTEAERRGLFYPPDPSSLKQSAIGGNVAENAGGARCLKYGVTGDYVLALEVVLPDGTVIRTGGRTVKNVTGYDLRRLFTGAEGTLGTITEITLRLLSKPAYARAALASFERIADAAETATAVMASGVLPSAIELIDNLTMRCVEANAPVGLPLDADAVVLFGVDGNYANALDDELATIEHIAREHGARDVRVAHDDAESERLWAARRSIAPALARRRPNKLGEDVCIPPRGIAALIRRVREIAAEYALEIPVFGHVGDGNLHPNILCDKTNAEEMRRVAGAARAIFEATVVLGGTLSGEHGIGLLKKQFMELDLGPDALAVMRKIKDALDPLGIMNPGKVFPEPGGVDAFRL
- a CDS encoding DHA2 family efflux MFS transporter permease subunit; its protein translation is MATEITKDRDVSETGSRLILITLGIMAATLMQTLDATIVNVALPTIQGNLGATQEEGAWVVTGYIISAVIVIPLTPWLQLRFGRRQYYSVAIIGFTITSMLCGLAGSIQQLVLFRILQGAFGGGLIATGQAALRDTFPRRLLGASQAVFALGAIVGPSVGPTVGGWLTDNFSWNWVFFINLAPGIFAAIVVLSMMRNPSDPKPSPVDAIGLGLLAMGLGSLQYILDEGQRNDWFQDGVIRLFGATAVLGLAAFIGWELWGTKRPIVDLRAFKHRAIAAGSVLGFAIGSVLFGATVILPQYVQGILGFTATLSGELIFVRAAFIALLTPFIARLAGTGRIDTRILLVAGFSLIGASQIWLGYITTSQNDFNSLLGPAITAGVGLGLLFVPLSIAVLSAIPPEAVPKAAAFQSLSLQLGGSFSTAALISLLVQRNAFHQSVLAQTATPGNLALQNLIQHTHDATRAVMTLYQQILTQSSVMAYADCQWALGALTFFLLPLVFVLPRRRKDAAAPAHIPAE
- the glpK gene encoding glycerol kinase GlpK, which gives rise to MILALDQGTTSSRAIVFDARGEVVAFDQREFEQKFPQPGWVEHDPDDIWRSQLETARGALRNARVSAADVAAIGITNQRETTILWDRASGKPVADAIVWQDRRTASHCDELRARGVGELVTAQTGLLLDPYFSATKIAWLLDHVGGLRERAERGEIAFGTVDSWLIWKLTGGTRHVTDVTNASRTMLFDIHCLRWSDQLLTAFGIPRALLPEVLPCTADFGTTAAEHFGGAIRIAGVAGDQQAALVGQAGFTPGLAKNTYGTGSFVVLNTGERVVRSEHGLLSTVAFAFEPRRAAYALEGSVFATGAAVQWLRDGLGVIERSSDVERLAREVDDSGDCFFVPAFTGLGAPYWDPYARGTIVGITRGTTRAHLARAALEAMAYQTADVVAAMERDAGVALSELRVDGGAAANDLAMQFQADLLGVPVSRPAVVETTALGAAYLAGLHVGFWPDVQTVARQWREERRFVPAMDDARRTELLARWRQAVERSCGWARD
- a CDS encoding glutaredoxin; the protein is MGRDTDMVLYQAEWCPYCARVRKKMTDLLLDYKIVNVPHSHAERDEVKRVSNQTSIPVLVDGDVVLDDDDDIVPYLQKKYGAQAKAG
- the rocF gene encoding arginase, which translates into the protein MDLGADRRGVDMGPSAIRYARLKEQLEKLGVEVTDHGNLGVPVPESATVAEQNAKYFPIIQAVCEELADIVASIVAQGSFPLVLGGDHSIAIGTIAGIARTRGKAPGVIWVDAHGDINTPLTSATGNVHGMPVHFALEQHAVDPARMAFIGLRDVDEPEKKIIRELGVRAFTMADVDRLGMSRVVDEALALVAEGENSVHVSFDMDGVDPQEAPGVGTPVRGGITYREAHLLMEGVAASGTLGSLEVTEINPILDRENKTAILAVELILSALGKTTL
- a CDS encoding Ldh family oxidoreductase yields the protein MADVITSEYRLATEAGLKRFVATVLEKVGVAPQDAATVADVLVAADMRGIESHGVARLESYYVSRIRSGQLASRPTVETVRETATSVLLDAGNGLGHPAGKRAMETVLDKAAQSGAAFGAVRNSNHFGIAGWYAMLALERDMIGIASTNSVRYGAPTFGRDIMLGTNPLAFAIPAHDEPAFVLDFATTTVPKGKLEVYNRKEKQLNPGWAIDANGNETLDPKVALNGALLPLGGYGVDNGGHKGYGLGLLVDILCGVLSGGAFGNGLPRPGDPPLPGKISHFFAAFKIDGFRDPEQFKADMDKELRAFKDSAKAPGHDRIYVAGEIEHEKTLESRRNGVPVHVKVWNGLEKLAGELGIPFDFEKR
- a CDS encoding AI-2E family transporter, with the translated sequence MNPAARPPEVPRLRRPMSRAERRVTFWLKVLGLVAVAIYLLVGFLEFLGNVKATAILFVVALFFAYLIYPLVRRLNERLPLAWSILFVYVFIALVGALILQLLVPALANDVQGAVKTLPGLVRHYGEVLQDPNNRLVRWLPLDERLYLASLPGQLGAFLQTNALDTASKTLTVLLSTVSVLATLIVVPVLAAYMLLDAESIKENFLGLVPAKYRPKTEAIIADLDHVVGGFIRGQLIDGSILGAMLTVMLSIMHVPYALLIGVVSGALNFIPYAGAVIALVPAVLLAFAANGLTNALIVAVLIGVIHQIDGNFVAPRVLKENVGLSPFWIVISILVFSEMFGLIGTFLAVPTAAMIRVLREHLLPKAVTRSTAAPGTTRAPREQTRPPVATPRTG